In Sphingomonas sp. SORGH_AS_0950, the following are encoded in one genomic region:
- a CDS encoding sialate O-acetylesterase, with translation MTMREGQSRSGAGRRAILALALGAATAWPVMAEARPRILTPMSAHAVLQRDRPIIVEGTADAGERVKVTLGGNSADATADRQGRWRATLPAMAAGGAALTLTATGQDGATDAMDDLLIGDVWLCSGQSNMEYPTKQALNGEMLVKGAADDRIRLLDIAHHVGLSPEEALEKRPVWAAAAPASVADFSAACYLMVKDLAAKSKVPMGAIDSSWGGTKIIPWIPGVDARKLPGLAADVDLLALYARDHAAGLRAFGGRWGEWWRKASGTRAGQEPWNAPDRLNWTPVPKFGPWEEWGVPALADYNGLVWFRQGFDLAQAPTGDGVVELAGIDEMDTVWVNGVVVGATFGWGDWRRYTVPRAALRKGRNEIVVGLGDGYGPGGMFGPADQIRFTPAGGAPIPLGTGWRYSVYKRDDQSYPRSPWESHAGIGTLYNGMIAPLGPIGLKGVAWYQGESDVGRADYGDRLALLMAGWRRQFGDANLPFLIVQLANYGAPPVRIEDSGWAALRETQRLAVLRDPHSALATTVDIGVRNDIHPADKNELAKRLVFAQTHLEAGDRAKASGPMIASATRGQSEVVLRFTGVQGALHAWSAAAPIGFELCDATACRYANATVNGSEVRLADARPGDVRVRYAWADAPVVNLYDEAPHPVVPFEAAITDQ, from the coding sequence ATGACGATGCGCGAAGGGCAATCACGGTCTGGCGCCGGGCGGCGGGCGATTCTGGCGCTGGCTCTGGGGGCGGCAACCGCCTGGCCGGTCATGGCCGAGGCACGGCCGCGCATCCTGACCCCGATGAGCGCGCATGCCGTCCTGCAACGCGACCGCCCGATCATCGTCGAGGGGACGGCGGACGCGGGCGAGCGGGTGAAGGTCACGCTGGGCGGCAACAGCGCCGATGCCACCGCCGACCGCCAGGGCCGCTGGCGCGCGACCCTGCCCGCCATGGCGGCGGGCGGCGCGGCGCTGACCCTGACCGCGACCGGCCAGGACGGCGCGACCGATGCGATGGACGATCTGCTGATCGGCGATGTCTGGCTGTGCTCGGGCCAGTCGAACATGGAATATCCGACCAAGCAGGCGCTGAACGGCGAGATGCTGGTCAAGGGCGCGGCCGACGACCGTATCCGCCTGCTCGACATCGCGCATCATGTCGGCCTGTCACCCGAAGAGGCGCTGGAGAAGCGCCCAGTCTGGGCCGCCGCCGCGCCCGCCAGCGTCGCCGATTTTTCCGCCGCCTGCTATCTGATGGTCAAGGATCTCGCGGCGAAGTCCAAGGTGCCGATGGGCGCGATCGATTCGAGCTGGGGCGGGACCAAGATCATTCCGTGGATCCCCGGCGTCGATGCGCGCAAGCTGCCGGGGCTGGCCGCCGATGTCGACCTTCTGGCGCTCTATGCGCGCGACCATGCCGCCGGGCTCCGCGCCTTCGGCGGCCGTTGGGGCGAGTGGTGGCGCAAGGCCAGCGGGACCAGGGCGGGGCAGGAGCCCTGGAATGCGCCCGACCGCCTGAACTGGACCCCGGTGCCCAAATTCGGCCCGTGGGAGGAATGGGGCGTGCCCGCGCTGGCCGATTATAACGGGTTGGTCTGGTTCCGGCAGGGCTTCGATCTGGCCCAGGCCCCGACCGGCGACGGCGTGGTCGAGCTGGCCGGGATCGACGAGATGGACACGGTGTGGGTCAACGGGGTGGTCGTGGGCGCGACCTTCGGCTGGGGCGACTGGCGCCGCTACACCGTGCCTCGCGCGGCGCTTCGGAAGGGGCGCAACGAGATCGTCGTGGGGCTGGGCGACGGCTATGGGCCGGGCGGGATGTTCGGCCCGGCCGACCAGATCCGCTTCACCCCCGCCGGGGGAGCGCCGATCCCGCTCGGCACCGGCTGGCGCTATTCGGTCTATAAGCGCGACGACCAGAGCTATCCGCGCAGCCCCTGGGAAAGCCATGCGGGGATCGGCACGCTCTATAACGGTATGATCGCGCCGCTGGGGCCGATCGGGCTGAAGGGCGTCGCCTGGTATCAGGGCGAGTCGGATGTGGGGCGCGCCGATTATGGCGACCGGCTGGCGCTCCTGATGGCGGGCTGGCGGCGGCAGTTCGGCGATGCGAACCTGCCCTTCCTGATCGTGCAGCTCGCCAATTACGGCGCGCCGCCGGTCCGGATCGAGGATAGCGGCTGGGCCGCGCTGCGCGAGACGCAGCGTCTGGCGGTGCTGCGCGATCCGCATAGCGCGCTGGCCACGACGGTCGATATCGGCGTGCGCAACGACATCCACCCCGCCGACAAGAACGAGTTGGCCAAGCGGCTGGTCTTTGCGCAGACGCATCTGGAGGCGGGCGATCGCGCCAAGGCCTCCGGGCCGATGATCGCCTCGGCGACGCGGGGCCAAAGCGAGGTGGTGCTGCGCTTTACCGGCGTGCAGGGCGCGCTCCACGCCTGGAGTGCGGCGGCGCCGATCGGGTTCGAGCTGTGTGACGCCACCGCCTGTCGCTATGCCAACGCGACGGTGAACGGGTCGGAGGTGCGGCTGGCCGATGCCAGGCCCGGCGATGTGCGTGTGCGCTATGCCTGGGCCGATGCGCCGGTGGTCAATCTCTATGACGAAGCCCCGCATCCGGTGGTGCCGTTCGAGGCGGCAATCACCGACCAATAA
- a CDS encoding dihydrolipoamide acetyltransferase family protein — translation MARFTFRLPDIGEGISEAEIVAWHVKLGDRVEEDQSVADMMTDKATVEMESPVSGTVVELAGEVGDQVPIGSALMVIETDAIEAASPATEEAVLQAENPGVEEAQTPSPPVGEGRGEGAAPQAETPVAPPHPDPLPQGEREQKKVLASPAVRARAVDLGIDLSSVKPAEGDRVRHSDLDAFLRYGSGQGYTPARPPRADEQVRVIGMRRRIAENMAASKRAIPHFTYVEEIDVTALEDTRAQLNAGRSNRPKLTLLPLLIVAICKTLPDFPMLNARYDDEAGVVTRAGAVHMGMATQTPTGLMVPVIRNAESRNVWQLATEIARLADAARTGSIAGGDMGGGTITLTSLGPLGGIATTPVINRPEVAIIGPNRIVERPVFRPDGRGGETIARAKLMNLSISCDHRVVDGYDAASYVQALKRLLEMPVMLFAD, via the coding sequence ATGGCCCGTTTCACCTTCCGCCTGCCCGATATCGGCGAAGGCATTTCCGAGGCCGAGATCGTCGCCTGGCATGTGAAGCTGGGCGACCGGGTCGAGGAGGACCAGTCGGTCGCCGACATGATGACCGACAAGGCGACGGTCGAGATGGAGTCGCCGGTGTCGGGCACGGTGGTCGAGCTGGCGGGCGAGGTCGGCGATCAGGTGCCGATCGGATCGGCGCTGATGGTGATCGAGACCGATGCGATCGAGGCCGCGTCGCCCGCGACGGAAGAGGCGGTGCTCCAAGCCGAAAACCCCGGCGTCGAAGAAGCGCAAACTCCCTCTCCCCCTGTGGGAGAGGGGCGGGGTGAGGGGGCGGCGCCGCAAGCCGAAACCCCCGTGGCCCCCCCTCACCCCGACCCTCTCCCACAAGGGGAGAGGGAGCAGAAGAAGGTGCTGGCCTCGCCCGCCGTCCGCGCGCGGGCGGTGGATCTGGGCATCGACCTGTCGAGCGTGAAGCCCGCCGAGGGCGACCGGGTGCGCCACTCCGATTTGGACGCCTTCCTGCGCTACGGTTCGGGGCAGGGCTATACCCCCGCCCGCCCGCCCCGCGCCGATGAGCAGGTTCGCGTCATCGGTATGCGCCGCCGCATCGCGGAGAACATGGCGGCGTCCAAGCGCGCCATCCCGCATTTCACCTATGTCGAGGAAATCGACGTCACCGCGCTGGAGGACACCCGCGCGCAACTGAATGCGGGGCGCAGCAACCGGCCCAAGCTGACCCTGCTGCCCTTGCTGATCGTCGCGATCTGCAAGACGCTGCCCGACTTCCCGATGCTGAATGCGCGCTATGACGACGAGGCGGGCGTTGTGACCCGAGCGGGCGCGGTGCATATGGGCATGGCGACCCAGACCCCGACCGGGCTGATGGTCCCCGTCATCCGAAACGCCGAGAGCCGCAATGTCTGGCAGCTGGCGACCGAGATCGCGCGGCTGGCCGATGCGGCGCGCACCGGCAGCATCGCCGGGGGCGACATGGGCGGTGGCACCATCACGCTGACCTCGCTCGGGCCGCTCGGCGGGATCGCGACGACGCCGGTCATTAACCGGCCCGAGGTGGCGATCATCGGTCCCAACCGTATCGTCGAGCGGCCGGTCTTCCGCCCCGACGGACGCGGCGGCGAGACGATCGCGCGCGCCAAGCTGATGAACCTGTCGATCAGTTGCGATCACCGTGTCGTCGATGGCTATGACGCGGCAAGCTATGTCCAGGCGCTGAAGCGGTTGCTGGAGATGCCGGTGATGCTGTTCGCAGATTGA
- the rarD gene encoding EamA family transporter RarD, translated as MTTDHNARTGLMLGIGAYISWGILPLYLKLLKGVPALQVLAHRILWSLLLLALVVLVARRGRAILAAARGRTLLLLCASAALIAVNWLVYIWSVQNNHVLEASLGYFINPLINVALGVVLLGERIRRGQAVAVGIAALGVAVLAISGGGAIWISLTLALSFGFYGLVRKVAAIDALGGLTVETLLLAAPALAVLVQASVTGTAAFGVDRHLDMLLILAGAVTAAPLLMFAAAARRLRYSTLGLLQYLAPTLQFAQAVLLFGEPLKPVHIVTFALIWAGCALYAFDSVRGSRTPVTAE; from the coding sequence ATGACGACCGACCATAACGCCCGCACCGGCCTGATGCTCGGCATCGGGGCCTATATCAGCTGGGGCATATTGCCGCTCTATCTCAAGCTGTTGAAGGGTGTGCCGGCGCTTCAGGTGCTGGCCCATCGCATCCTGTGGTCGCTGTTGCTGCTGGCGCTGGTCGTGCTGGTCGCGCGGCGGGGGCGGGCGATCCTGGCGGCGGCGCGCGGGCGTACCCTGTTGCTGCTCTGCGCCAGCGCCGCGCTGATCGCGGTGAACTGGCTGGTCTATATCTGGTCGGTCCAGAACAACCATGTGCTCGAGGCGAGCCTGGGCTATTTCATCAACCCGCTGATCAACGTCGCGCTGGGCGTCGTGCTGCTGGGCGAGCGGATCCGCCGGGGACAGGCGGTGGCGGTCGGCATCGCCGCGCTGGGTGTGGCGGTGCTGGCGATCAGCGGGGGCGGGGCGATCTGGATATCGCTGACGCTGGCATTGTCGTTCGGATTCTATGGCCTGGTCCGCAAGGTCGCCGCGATCGACGCGCTGGGCGGCCTGACGGTCGAGACGCTGCTGCTGGCCGCGCCCGCGCTGGCGGTGCTGGTGCAGGCCAGCGTCACCGGCACGGCGGCGTTCGGGGTGGACCGGCATCTCGACATGCTGCTGATCCTGGCGGGGGCGGTGACCGCGGCGCCGCTGCTGATGTTCGCGGCGGCGGCGCGGCGGCTTCGCTATTCGACCCTGGGGCTGCTGCAATATCTCGCCCCGACATTGCAATTCGCGCAGGCCGTGCTGTTGTTCGGCGAGCCGCTCAAGCCCGTGCACATCGTCACCTTCGCGCTGATCTGGGCGGGGTGCGCGCTCTATGCCTTTGACAGCGTGCGGGGGAGCCGGACGCCCGTCACCGCCGAGTAA
- a CDS encoding 3-methyl-2-oxobutanoate dehydrogenase (2-methylpropanoyl-transferring) subunit alpha codes for MAVPPEGISRANLAPLRLHVPEPKFRPGDAVDFAGVEVPPAGAQRRPDTAAPADSFHELAYTLVRVLDDEGRAVGPWDPRLSPDALRRMLRHMVLLRAFDERMFRAQRQGKTSFYMKALGEEAVAVAAAHALDYEDMCFPSYRQQGLLIARDWPLVDMMNQIYSNSADRLGGKQLPIMYSAKEAGFFSISGNLTTQYPQAVGWAMASAAKGDTRIAAVWCGEGSTAEGDFHSACTFAAVYRAPVVMNVVNNQWAISSFSGFAGAEATTFAARAIGYGIAGLRVDGNDALAVYAATQWAAERARTNQGATLIEHFTYRTEGHSTSDDPTQYRSAGEPTAWPLGDPIRRLKDHLIALGEWDEERHVTQDREVAEEVRAAQKAAEANGILGHGLHQPLDSLFDGVFEEMPWHLREQRQQMLDEEEASGRPWARK; via the coding sequence ATGGCCGTGCCGCCAGAAGGCATTTCGCGCGCCAACCTGGCCCCGTTGCGACTGCATGTCCCCGAGCCGAAGTTCCGGCCGGGCGATGCGGTCGACTTCGCCGGTGTCGAGGTTCCCCCCGCCGGAGCGCAACGCCGCCCGGACACCGCCGCGCCCGCCGACAGCTTCCACGAACTTGCCTATACGCTGGTCCGCGTGCTGGATGACGAGGGCCGCGCAGTCGGTCCCTGGGACCCCCGGCTTTCCCCCGATGCCTTGCGCCGTATGCTGCGCCACATGGTGCTGCTCCGCGCGTTCGACGAGCGCATGTTCCGCGCGCAGCGTCAGGGCAAGACCAGCTTCTATATGAAGGCGCTGGGCGAGGAGGCGGTCGCCGTCGCCGCCGCCCATGCGCTCGACTATGAGGATATGTGCTTCCCCTCCTATCGCCAGCAGGGGCTGTTGATCGCGCGCGACTGGCCGCTGGTCGACATGATGAACCAGATCTATTCCAACAGCGCGGACCGGCTGGGCGGCAAGCAGCTGCCCATCATGTATTCGGCCAAGGAAGCGGGTTTCTTCTCGATCTCCGGCAACCTCACCACCCAATATCCGCAGGCTGTCGGCTGGGCGATGGCCTCGGCCGCCAAGGGCGATACGCGGATCGCCGCCGTGTGGTGCGGCGAGGGCTCGACGGCGGAGGGCGACTTCCACTCGGCCTGCACCTTCGCCGCCGTCTATCGCGCGCCGGTCGTCATGAACGTCGTCAACAACCAGTGGGCGATCTCCAGCTTTTCCGGGTTCGCGGGGGCGGAGGCGACGACCTTTGCCGCGCGCGCGATCGGCTATGGCATTGCGGGTTTGCGGGTCGACGGCAACGACGCGTTGGCGGTCTATGCCGCCACCCAATGGGCCGCCGAGCGCGCGCGGACCAACCAGGGCGCGACGCTGATCGAGCATTTCACCTATCGCACCGAGGGGCATTCGACCTCGGACGATCCCACGCAATACCGCTCGGCGGGCGAGCCGACCGCCTGGCCGCTGGGCGATCCGATCCGGCGGTTGAAGGATCACCTGATCGCGCTGGGCGAGTGGGACGAGGAACGCCACGTGACCCAGGACCGCGAGGTCGCCGAGGAAGTCCGCGCCGCGCAAAAGGCGGCTGAGGCGAACGGGATTCTCGGCCACGGCCTGCACCAGCCGCTCGACAGCCTGTTCGACGGCGTGTTCGAGGAGATGCCCTGGCATTTGCGCGAGCAGCGCCAGCAGATGCTCGACGAGGAAGAAGCGAGCGGACGGCCATGGGCGCGCAAGTGA
- a CDS encoding alpha-ketoacid dehydrogenase subunit beta — MNMIQAINSAMDVVMARDPDVVVMGEDVGYFGGVFRATAGLQKKYGKTRVFDTPITECGIIGVAVGMGAYGLRPVPEIQFADYIYPALDQLVSEAARLRYRSAGEFTAPITVRSPFGGGIFGGQTHSQSPEGIFTHVSGIKTVIPATPYDAKGLLIAAIEDNDPVLFFEPKRIYNGPFNGHWDRPAENWSKHPGGEVPTGYYRIPLGKAATVRAGEAVTILCYGTMVHVCAAVVAEMGVDAEILDLRTLIPLDIEAIEASVKKTGRCMIVHEATRTGGFGAELSALVQERCFYHLEAPIARVTGFDTPYPHSLEWAYFPGPVRIGQALKTLLKDA; from the coding sequence ATGAACATGATCCAGGCGATCAACTCCGCCATGGACGTGGTCATGGCGCGCGACCCTGATGTGGTCGTGATGGGCGAGGATGTCGGCTATTTCGGCGGTGTCTTCCGCGCGACGGCGGGCCTTCAGAAGAAGTATGGCAAGACCCGCGTGTTCGACACGCCGATCACCGAATGCGGCATCATCGGCGTCGCGGTCGGCATGGGCGCCTACGGCCTGCGCCCGGTGCCGGAGATTCAGTTCGCCGACTATATCTACCCCGCGCTCGACCAGCTCGTATCGGAGGCGGCGCGGCTGCGCTATCGCTCGGCGGGGGAGTTCACCGCGCCGATCACCGTGCGATCGCCCTTTGGCGGCGGCATCTTCGGCGGGCAGACGCACAGCCAGTCGCCGGAGGGCATCTTCACCCATGTCTCGGGCATCAAGACGGTGATCCCGGCGACCCCCTATGACGCCAAGGGCCTGTTGATCGCCGCGATCGAGGACAATGACCCCGTCCTCTTCTTCGAGCCGAAGCGCATCTATAACGGCCCGTTCAACGGCCATTGGGATCGCCCGGCGGAGAATTGGTCCAAGCATCCCGGCGGCGAAGTGCCGACCGGCTATTACCGCATCCCGCTGGGCAAGGCGGCGACGGTGCGCGCGGGCGAGGCGGTGACGATCCTCTGCTACGGCACGATGGTCCATGTCTGCGCCGCCGTGGTCGCGGAGATGGGCGTCGATGCCGAGATCCTCGACCTGCGCACGTTGATCCCGCTCGACATCGAAGCGATCGAGGCGTCGGTCAAGAAGACCGGCCGCTGCATGATCGTGCACGAGGCGACGCGGACGGGGGGCTTCGGCGCGGAGCTGTCCGCGCTGGTCCAGGAACGCTGCTTCTACCATCTCGAAGCGCCGATCGCGCGCGTGACCGGCTTCGACACGCCCTATCCGCACAGCCTGGAATGGGCCTATTTCCCCGGCCCGGTCCGCATCGGCCAGGCGCTCAAGACCTTGTTGAAGGACGCCTGA
- a CDS encoding endonuclease/exonuclease/phosphatase family protein: MTGFWRIICHAAALAATLAPLSGWARPLKVMTFNVRYASDEGAERWAVRRPVMVELIRRAAPDLIGTQELLQRQGDNLTRALPGYRWFGRDRRGGHDDEHMGIFYRPDRLTLIRHGDFWLSDTPDMVGSRSWGTDLPRMANWGVFETKGAERRRFLFVDTHLPHRDEDAEARDRAARLILSRLPALAQGLPVVLAGDMNARPDSAAYRTLAGAMTDAWTSAAGREGPEMTFHDFTGTPDRRIDYLFLRGFRADHIATDRWHRGATYPSDHFPVRATLSFAAGHSR, from the coding sequence ATGACCGGATTCTGGCGAATCATCTGCCATGCGGCGGCGCTGGCCGCGACGCTCGCCCCGCTGAGCGGCTGGGCACGGCCGCTCAAGGTCATGACGTTCAACGTCCGCTATGCCTCGGACGAGGGGGCGGAGCGCTGGGCGGTGCGGCGGCCGGTGATGGTCGAGCTCATCCGCCGCGCCGCGCCCGACCTGATCGGGACGCAGGAACTGCTCCAGCGGCAGGGCGACAACCTGACCCGCGCGCTGCCCGGCTATCGCTGGTTCGGGCGCGACCGGCGCGGGGGGCATGACGACGAGCATATGGGCATCTTCTATCGCCCCGACCGGCTGACCCTGATCCGGCATGGCGATTTCTGGCTGTCGGACACGCCCGACATGGTGGGCAGCCGGAGCTGGGGCACCGACCTGCCGCGCATGGCGAATTGGGGCGTGTTCGAGACGAAGGGGGCGGAGCGCCGCCGCTTCCTGTTCGTCGACACGCATCTGCCGCACCGCGACGAGGATGCCGAGGCGCGCGACCGTGCCGCTAGGCTGATCCTGTCGCGGCTGCCCGCACTGGCGCAGGGGTTGCCGGTGGTGCTGGCGGGCGACATGAATGCGCGTCCCGACAGCGCGGCCTATCGCACGCTGGCGGGGGCGATGACCGATGCCTGGACCAGCGCCGCCGGGCGCGAAGGGCCGGAGATGACCTTTCACGACTTTACCGGCACGCCCGACCGGCGGATCGACTATCTGTTCCTGCGCGGCTTTCGCGCGGACCATATCGCGACCGATCGCTGGCATCGGGGCGCGACCTATCCGTCGGATCATTTCCCGGTCCGCGCCACCCTGTCCTTCGCGGCGGGGCACAGCCGGTAA
- a CDS encoding TonB-dependent siderophore receptor: protein MMSKAMGRAMLLAGAMMAQGVQAQTASALRGDRAVRDDATDRTDIVVTGLRDANASITGTDASPARYPQSLRVIDHALIDRLGATRLDDTIDLAGGVARQNDFGGLWDKYSIRGFAGNENSGPDILINRFNSNLGFNAPVDTATVERFEFLKGAAAALSGLGEPGGSLNIVTKTPTTTLQGETSLSYGSWNRLRATGDISGPVTDTLAARLIGVSEQGDSFRQFVHTDRLLLAPSVSFTPSQDLRFLYQAEFMRNRAPIDRGVAAIKGNARSMDRSTFLGEPADGRMTQRMLWQQGSVFAALSDRVSLEAGLSSRDGFLTGYATQPDFGARGVQADGRTIGRSRRFHDFRWQDLTARAELTAKLDWLGLSHELRIGADRVRHGMDFRMDQARGRPGAPILTIDAFAPVYGQPLPVPTAFQNRHHSFRSESIYAQDLIRFGDFTALIGARWNSFRETMVNHVRGDLRLDTVDRGITPRAALSWAASPRFSLFTSWGQSLRLNPSDGISSFDAERSESTEIGAKYALFGGALTGQTALFTMTKRNVLNPNATDVFTKTQIGRQRSRGVETVADLRLASGLTGTATYTYTDATVRNDKNTALIGTTLSNVPKHLAALDLHQRVGAVTVGGGVTHVGARNGDPFASGYRLPAYTIVRADATWAVTPRFDVRLDLENLFDVYYISSSYADVWTMPGAPRNVRVTLRGRF, encoded by the coding sequence ATGATGTCGAAGGCGATGGGGCGCGCCATGCTGTTGGCCGGGGCGATGATGGCCCAGGGCGTTCAGGCGCAGACCGCGTCGGCGCTGCGGGGCGATAGGGCGGTGCGGGACGATGCGACGGACCGCACCGATATCGTCGTCACCGGCCTGCGCGACGCCAATGCCAGCATCACCGGCACCGACGCGTCGCCCGCCCGCTATCCCCAAAGCCTACGCGTCATCGACCACGCACTGATCGACCGGCTGGGCGCGACGCGGCTGGACGACACGATCGACCTGGCGGGCGGGGTCGCGCGGCAGAACGACTTTGGCGGGCTGTGGGACAAATATTCGATCCGCGGCTTTGCGGGGAACGAGAATAGCGGCCCGGACATCCTCATCAACCGGTTCAACAGCAATCTGGGCTTCAACGCGCCGGTCGACACCGCCACGGTCGAGCGGTTCGAATTCCTGAAGGGCGCCGCCGCCGCACTGTCGGGGCTGGGCGAGCCCGGCGGTTCGCTCAACATCGTCACCAAGACGCCGACCACGACGCTCCAGGGCGAAACCTCGCTCAGCTATGGCAGCTGGAACCGGCTGCGCGCGACCGGCGACATCAGCGGCCCCGTGACCGATACTTTAGCCGCACGGCTGATCGGCGTGTCGGAACAGGGCGACAGCTTCCGCCAGTTCGTCCACACCGACCGGCTGCTGCTCGCCCCCTCGGTCTCGTTCACCCCGAGCCAGGACCTGCGGTTCCTTTACCAGGCCGAGTTCATGCGCAACCGCGCGCCGATCGATCGCGGCGTGGCGGCGATCAAGGGCAATGCGCGCTCGATGGACCGCAGCACCTTCCTGGGCGAGCCCGCCGATGGCCGGATGACCCAGCGCATGCTGTGGCAACAGGGCAGCGTCTTTGCCGCGCTGTCCGACCGCGTCTCGCTGGAGGCCGGGCTGTCCAGCCGCGACGGCTTCCTGACCGGCTATGCGACCCAGCCCGATTTCGGCGCGCGCGGGGTGCAGGCCGATGGCCGGACGATCGGACGGTCGCGGCGCTTCCACGATTTCCGCTGGCAGGACCTGACCGCGCGGGCCGAGCTGACCGCGAAACTCGACTGGCTGGGCCTGTCGCACGAGCTGCGCATCGGGGCCGACCGGGTGCGCCACGGCATGGATTTCCGCATGGACCAGGCACGCGGGCGGCCGGGTGCGCCGATCCTGACCATCGACGCCTTCGCCCCCGTCTATGGCCAGCCCCTGCCCGTGCCGACCGCGTTCCAGAACCGCCACCACTCCTTCCGCAGCGAGAGCATCTATGCGCAGGACCTGATCCGCTTCGGCGATTTCACCGCGCTGATCGGCGCGCGCTGGAACAGCTTTCGCGAGACGATGGTGAACCATGTCCGCGGCGATCTGCGGCTGGATACGGTGGATCGCGGCATCACCCCGCGCGCCGCGCTGAGCTGGGCGGCCAGCCCGCGCTTCTCGCTGTTCACCAGCTGGGGCCAGTCGCTGCGCCTGAACCCGTCGGACGGGATCAGCAGCTTCGACGCCGAGCGTAGCGAGTCCACCGAGATCGGCGCGAAATATGCGCTGTTCGGCGGCGCGCTGACCGGCCAGACCGCGCTGTTCACCATGACCAAGCGCAACGTGCTGAACCCCAATGCCACCGATGTCTTCACCAAGACCCAGATCGGCCGCCAGCGGTCGCGCGGGGTCGAGACGGTGGCCGACCTGCGGCTGGCCAGCGGGCTGACCGGCACGGCGACCTACACCTACACCGACGCCACGGTGCGTAATGACAAGAACACCGCGCTGATCGGCACCACGCTGTCCAACGTCCCGAAGCATCTCGCCGCGCTGGACCTGCATCAGCGGGTGGGGGCGGTGACGGTCGGCGGCGGCGTCACCCATGTCGGCGCGCGCAACGGCGACCCCTTCGCCAGCGGCTATCGCCTGCCCGCCTATACGATCGTGCGCGCCGATGCGACCTGGGCGGTGACGCCGCGCTTCGACGTGCGGCTCGACCTCGAGAATCTGTTCGACGTCTATTATATCAGCAGCAGCTATGCCGATGTGTGGACGATGCCGGGCGCGCCGCGCAATGTGCGGGTGACGCTGCGCGGGCGGTTCTGA
- a CDS encoding SDR family oxidoreductase: MTDTILITGASAGLGADFARALAKKPVSLVLTARRTDRLAALAQELGQRPGVEVHVVSADLGRPEGVKTLLDGVADRGLHIDTLINNAGYGALGPFADGDLATQLGMIDLNARALVALTHALLPPMLARGRGAVLNVASTAAFQPGPYMAVYYASKAFVLHFSEALHEEVKGRGVIVTALCPGPTRTEFADVAGMAQTPLFERFAGTSDQVVRDGLDALGRGQAVMVSGLLNRLTAASTRVAPRGVLRRAVAKLQSGRR, from the coding sequence GATTTCGCACGCGCGCTCGCGAAAAAGCCGGTGAGCCTGGTCCTGACCGCCCGGCGCACCGACCGACTGGCCGCGCTGGCGCAGGAACTGGGGCAGCGACCGGGGGTGGAGGTGCATGTCGTCTCCGCCGATCTGGGACGGCCAGAGGGGGTAAAGACCTTGCTCGACGGGGTGGCGGACCGCGGCCTGCATATCGATACGCTGATCAACAATGCCGGTTATGGCGCGCTGGGCCCCTTCGCGGACGGCGATCTGGCGACGCAGCTGGGGATGATCGACCTGAATGCCCGTGCGCTGGTCGCGCTGACCCATGCGCTGCTGCCCCCGATGCTGGCGCGCGGGCGGGGTGCGGTGCTGAACGTCGCGTCCACCGCCGCCTTTCAGCCGGGGCCCTATATGGCGGTCTATTATGCCAGCAAGGCGTTCGTGCTGCACTTCTCCGAGGCGTTGCACGAAGAGGTGAAGGGGCGCGGCGTGATCGTCACCGCGCTGTGTCCGGGGCCGACCAGGACCGAGTTCGCTGATGTCGCGGGCATGGCGCAGACGCCGCTGTTCGAACGCTTTGCGGGCACGTCGGACCAGGTGGTGCGCGACGGGCTGGATGCGCTCGGCCGGGGCCAGGCGGTGATGGTGTCGGGGCTGCTCAACCGGCTGACCGCCGCCAGCACGCGGGTGGCGCCGCGCGGGGTGCTGCGGCGCGCGGTCGCGAAATTGCAGAGCGGGCGGCGGTGA